A window from Hallerella porci encodes these proteins:
- the cdaA gene encoding diadenylate cyclase CdaA has product MHLFKLFGVIDVRFADILDIFLISIVAYYVFLLFRGTRAVQMFVGGGLLLIGWFLAQWWELHTVVWLLSNLATLGIIAVVILFQPEIRGALTRIGQSVANMNLRTLFFHQSGLNQVAEEIGTAVQDLAKNQFGALIVLENRVGLRNYADTGEYLNARISSRLLRALFFPNSALHDGAVILNSRSIVAAGCILPLPAITTEQDTSYGMRHRAAKALAAESDALVIVVSEETGYISIAYRTTLRRKLSVKEVEEEIKRHWRGLFDESESQK; this is encoded by the coding sequence ATGCATCTCTTTAAACTATTCGGCGTTATCGACGTTCGCTTTGCCGACATTCTCGATATCTTTTTGATTTCGATTGTCGCCTATTATGTGTTCTTGCTTTTCCGCGGAACACGTGCGGTGCAAATGTTTGTCGGCGGCGGTCTTTTACTTATCGGATGGTTTCTTGCACAGTGGTGGGAGCTTCACACCGTCGTTTGGTTGTTGAGCAATTTAGCAACCCTCGGCATTATCGCAGTCGTGATTCTTTTTCAGCCCGAAATTCGCGGCGCATTAACGCGCATCGGACAATCCGTTGCGAATATGAATTTGCGGACTCTTTTCTTTCATCAGAGTGGCCTGAATCAAGTTGCCGAAGAAATCGGCACCGCGGTGCAGGATTTAGCGAAGAATCAATTTGGTGCGTTAATCGTTTTAGAAAATCGAGTCGGTCTTCGCAATTATGCGGACACCGGAGAATATTTAAACGCTCGGATTAGTTCTCGCCTTCTCCGCGCCCTTTTCTTCCCGAATTCCGCGCTTCACGATGGAGCCGTGATTTTGAACAGCCGAAGCATTGTCGCCGCCGGATGCATTCTCCCGCTCCCCGCGATTACAACGGAACAAGATACAAGTTACGGCATGCGCCACCGCGCCGCTAAAGCGCTCGCCGCCGAAAGCGATGCCTTAGTCATCGTCGTTTCCGAAGAAACCGGCTACATTTCTATCGCCTACCGCACAACTCTTCGGCGCAAACTCAGCGTCAAAGAAGTTGAAGAAGAAATTAAACGTCATTGGCGCGGACTCTTTGACGAATCCGAATCTCAAAAATAA
- the folP gene encoding dihydropteroate synthase, with the protein MAFADYLKNCQANAWNVCGTVISGNPVPAVMGIVNVTPDSFFDGGTHNTLDAAFQHAQKLLDEGATIIDIGGESSRPGAAHVSAAEEIDRVVPLVKKLVPLLSTRNFTISIDTVKSEVARESMKAGAHIINDISALEFDPAMAKTIAETHAASVLNHMRGNFGTMQQDFKPYSDVVKEVRESLLHSAQKLIDLGVDPKTICLDPGIGFGKDLQNNLDLIANVEAFLETGFPVLYGMSRKSYIGKTPGLEKSDRLIPTVVSGIFTALAGTTVIRVHDVKEAVESMLLLKAFRHASL; encoded by the coding sequence ATGGCTTTTGCTGATTATTTGAAGAATTGTCAAGCGAATGCGTGGAATGTCTGCGGAACTGTCATTTCGGGAAATCCTGTTCCCGCGGTGATGGGAATTGTGAACGTTACCCCCGACAGTTTTTTTGACGGCGGCACGCACAATACATTAGACGCAGCGTTTCAACATGCGCAGAAACTTTTGGACGAAGGCGCAACGATTATCGACATCGGCGGTGAAAGTTCCCGTCCGGGAGCCGCTCACGTTTCCGCTGCCGAAGAAATTGACCGCGTCGTTCCCTTGGTGAAAAAGCTCGTCCCGCTTCTTTCGACTCGGAACTTTACAATTTCAATCGACACCGTCAAATCCGAAGTGGCGCGCGAAAGCATGAAGGCCGGCGCCCATATCATCAACGACATCAGCGCTTTGGAATTTGACCCCGCGATGGCAAAGACAATCGCCGAAACACATGCGGCGAGCGTTCTCAATCACATGCGCGGAAACTTTGGCACGATGCAGCAAGATTTCAAACCCTACAGCGATGTGGTGAAAGAAGTCCGCGAAAGCCTTTTGCATTCTGCACAAAAACTCATCGATTTAGGCGTTGACCCGAAGACGATTTGCCTCGATCCGGGAATTGGATTCGGAAAAGATTTGCAAAACAATTTGGATTTAATCGCTAACGTCGAAGCATTCCTCGAAACCGGATTCCCCGTTCTCTATGGAATGTCTCGCAAATCTTATATCGGAAAAACGCCGGGATTAGAAAAAAGCGACCGTTTGATTCCGACTGTCGTCTCGGGAATTTTTACCGCTCTCGCTGGCACGACTGTCATCCGCGTTCACGATGTGAAAGAAGCGGTTGAATCGATGCTTCTTTTGAAGGCTTTCCGCCATGCATCTCTTTAA
- a CDS encoding leucyl aminopeptidase family protein, giving the protein MMKLKIAKHVADSAEAHALFFVKKAVQFSSVLSEEAELQVAKVLEEMSNGVSEDLDIVEIDGHKTIFVNAAKECGLNSLDLLRMAGYRLGLRAKQKHYKTVKLLLADAADEQFKAILHGLYYSDYSFKKYKSNPKIDFCVTFEIEADARTKDFEKIAAEVAVEQHYIGLCKNLVNTTGSDLNPEAFAKLAIQEAHRVPGLSITILNPRILAKDGFNGLLTVGAGSRFEPCMVKLTYNPKDAVSDKHLALVGKGLTFDTGGISLKPAKGMKEMQSDMSGAAAVLSAICAAAELKIPLKISAYLCLAENRIGSGAVLPGDIFKAKNGKTVMVDNTDAEGRLVLSDGLCAAVENGATHVIDLATLTGAMVRALGPYITGYFTNSDELVDLVKNASANACEKFWQMPLDSEYANELKDYFADLSNIGKSAGAILAALFLKEFIPDDVKWSHWDIAGTAFTERPWKYTRYGATGIGVQTLLGIMREMSEEKEPSEKDEEA; this is encoded by the coding sequence ATGATGAAACTCAAAATTGCAAAACATGTGGCAGATTCTGCCGAAGCCCATGCTCTCTTCTTTGTCAAAAAAGCCGTCCAATTTTCTTCTGTTTTAAGCGAAGAAGCCGAGCTTCAAGTCGCAAAAGTTCTTGAAGAAATGAGTAATGGCGTTTCCGAAGATTTGGATATCGTCGAAATTGACGGACACAAAACCATTTTTGTGAACGCAGCCAAAGAATGCGGTCTCAATTCTTTAGATTTGCTCCGCATGGCGGGTTATCGTTTAGGACTTCGCGCAAAACAAAAGCACTATAAAACGGTAAAGCTTTTGCTCGCCGACGCTGCCGATGAACAATTCAAAGCCATTCTTCACGGTCTTTATTACAGCGATTACAGTTTTAAAAAATACAAGAGCAATCCGAAGATCGATTTTTGCGTTACCTTTGAAATTGAAGCCGATGCGCGCACCAAAGATTTTGAAAAAATCGCTGCCGAAGTCGCTGTGGAACAGCATTACATTGGCCTCTGCAAAAATTTGGTCAACACAACGGGAAGCGATTTAAATCCCGAAGCATTTGCCAAGTTAGCGATTCAAGAAGCGCACCGCGTTCCGGGACTTTCAATTACCATTCTCAATCCGCGCATTTTAGCGAAAGACGGATTCAACGGCCTTTTGACCGTCGGTGCGGGCAGCCGTTTTGAACCTTGCATGGTCAAGCTCACTTACAATCCGAAAGATGCGGTAAGCGATAAGCATTTAGCGCTCGTCGGAAAAGGTCTCACTTTTGATACCGGCGGAATTTCTTTAAAACCCGCGAAGGGCATGAAAGAAATGCAGAGCGATATGAGCGGAGCCGCTGCCGTTCTTTCGGCGATTTGTGCCGCTGCCGAATTAAAAATTCCTCTGAAAATTTCGGCGTATCTTTGCTTAGCTGAAAACCGCATCGGTTCGGGCGCAGTCCTTCCGGGCGATATTTTCAAAGCGAAAAACGGAAAGACCGTTATGGTAGACAACACCGATGCCGAAGGCCGCCTCGTTCTTTCGGACGGACTTTGCGCTGCTGTCGAAAATGGCGCAACTCACGTCATCGATTTGGCAACGTTAACGGGAGCGATGGTCCGCGCACTCGGTCCTTACATTACCGGTTACTTTACCAATAGCGATGAACTCGTAGACCTCGTTAAAAACGCTTCTGCTAACGCTTGTGAAAAATTCTGGCAAATGCCTTTGGATTCGGAATACGCTAATGAGCTCAAAGATTACTTTGCGGATCTTTCGAATATCGGAAAAAGCGCAGGCGCAATTCTCGCGGCCCTTTTCCTCAAAGAATTTATTCCAGACGATGTCAAATGGTCGCATTGGGATATTGCTGGAACCGCTTTCACAGAACGTCCGTGGAAATATACGCGCTACGGGGCAACCGGTATCGGCGTCCAAACTCTCCTCGGAATAATGCGGGAAATGAGCGAGGAAAAAGAACCTTCTGAAAAAGACGAAGAAGCGTAA
- a CDS encoding SUMF1/EgtB/PvdO family nonheme iron enzyme has protein sequence MQPKIDERKQQRKRKYHLTLLILMILLLAALFVVQCQLSSMKADLQAERDAALDSIAAYEKHRADSLKNYNDSLAVALAADSLARYNDSIAAYNDSVANANKKTVSPEELAREKARRDSIEARNREIRDSIAREKKALEDSLKAHAKAVADSIEAYNNRDSIPPQATILPPEGRYYEPIQLKVKCDEYKCKTFYSIGDTSNIQELTAAVSYNKTGDVYYFAEDSAGNRTAWQKVHYDMASDNVCGTNAYPVPVNGKTICVDAYEYPNKPGEIVKDMVSHDQAVQLCEQAGKRLCYFDEWSAACKGKDGTKYSYGNSYRQSKCNTSSKAAKRAGRKEACRSWYGMYDMNGNLWEWTATPASAPNRFLVAGGAWDTHNESQCTSTKYSFYPQNQYNFVGFRCCKNAD, from the coding sequence ATGCAACCAAAAATCGATGAACGCAAACAACAAAGAAAACGCAAGTATCATCTGACTCTTCTCATTTTGATGATTCTTCTTTTGGCAGCATTGTTCGTGGTGCAGTGCCAACTTTCGAGTATGAAGGCCGATTTACAAGCTGAACGCGATGCCGCTCTCGATAGCATCGCTGCTTATGAAAAGCACCGCGCCGATAGCTTAAAAAATTACAACGATAGTTTAGCAGTCGCCCTCGCCGCCGATAGCCTCGCCCGCTATAATGATAGCATTGCTGCGTATAATGATAGCGTCGCCAATGCGAATAAAAAAACGGTATCGCCCGAAGAACTCGCCCGCGAAAAAGCTCGCCGCGATAGCATCGAAGCGCGGAACCGCGAAATCCGAGACAGCATCGCCCGCGAAAAGAAAGCGTTAGAAGATAGTCTCAAAGCGCACGCCAAAGCCGTAGCCGATAGCATTGAAGCGTATAATAACCGCGATTCCATTCCGCCGCAAGCGACAATTCTCCCGCCCGAAGGCCGTTACTACGAACCGATTCAACTCAAAGTCAAATGCGATGAATACAAATGCAAAACATTCTATTCTATCGGTGACACGTCAAATATTCAAGAACTCACCGCTGCGGTAAGCTATAATAAAACCGGCGACGTTTATTATTTCGCCGAAGATTCTGCGGGAAACCGCACCGCTTGGCAAAAAGTCCATTACGATATGGCGAGCGATAATGTCTGCGGAACAAATGCCTACCCCGTTCCTGTAAACGGCAAAACTATCTGCGTCGATGCTTACGAATATCCGAATAAACCGGGCGAAATTGTCAAAGATATGGTTTCACACGATCAAGCGGTGCAACTCTGCGAACAAGCGGGAAAACGTCTTTGTTACTTTGACGAATGGTCTGCAGCCTGCAAAGGAAAAGACGGCACCAAATATTCTTACGGCAATTCTTATCGCCAATCGAAATGCAACACGAGTTCCAAAGCCGCCAAACGCGCCGGCCGCAAAGAAGCTTGCCGCAGTTGGTACGGCATGTATGATATGAACGGCAATTTGTGGGAATGGACCGCTACCCCCGCGAGCGCCCCGAACCGATTCCTCGTCGCCGGCGGTGCCTGGGACACGCATAACGAAAGCCAATGCACTAGCACCAAATACAGTTTCTATCCGCAAAATCAATACAACTTCGTTGGATTCCGCTGCTGTAAAAACGCAGATTAA
- the ftsH gene encoding ATP-dependent zinc metalloprotease FtsH, whose translation MLLMVLFFMRLYDGEEAKDLTRTEFLAMMNDPTSEIKSLKLQQTRDGIAIEGSRAMNEDEIAQEQSKRSFLSRFARSSSTPANTVLFTSHVLSLTNEQIDGWEESKHLKIRVLHETTSWVDRIFAFLPAILLIGFFWYMMARQTGGGKGPGGMFSFGKSRARQLNESGKTKTTFKDVAGCDEAKADLEEIVQFLKDPKKYDALGGRIPKGALLVGPPGTGKTLLARAVAGEAGVPFFSMSGSDFVEMFVGVGAARVRDLFEMGKKNAPCILFIDEIDAVGRQRGAGLGGGHDEREQTLNQLLVEMDGFSANAGVILIAATNRPDVLDKALLRPGRFDRQITVGLPDLVGREAILKVHLNKRKMPLASDVNIKDIAKGTPGLAGAELENLINEAALLAARFGNKKVTKQDFEEARDKLAMGAEHRTLLMSDEEKRHTAFHEAGHALMTLLCPHSDPLHKITIIPRGRALGVTMSLPESDRVSLSKESAEENIMILMSGRLAEMICFNHQSTGASNDIARATELARKMVTEWGFDDEIGPLCYSRNDGEIFLGREISRPKEMSEKMAEAIDGAINSLVKRLAEKAKQLLIENREKLDILGNALVEYEVLDRDEVDRVLAGEKLEDSKKSRTYRFQEELSKKREQEKKDEEPPPDPGRPAPIPPETNPLPTDPNVKGENA comes from the coding sequence ATGCTTTTGATGGTTTTGTTCTTTATGCGCCTTTACGATGGCGAAGAAGCTAAAGACTTAACCCGCACAGAATTTTTGGCGATGATGAATGATCCGACAAGCGAGATCAAAAGTCTAAAATTGCAACAAACTCGTGACGGCATTGCGATTGAAGGCTCGCGTGCGATGAACGAAGATGAAATTGCGCAAGAACAAAGTAAACGCAGTTTCCTTTCGCGTTTTGCCCGCAGCAGTTCCACGCCGGCAAATACAGTTCTCTTTACGAGCCACGTTCTTTCGCTCACCAATGAACAAATCGATGGTTGGGAAGAAAGTAAACATTTAAAAATTCGAGTTCTTCACGAAACGACGAGTTGGGTCGATCGCATTTTTGCCTTCCTCCCCGCCATTCTTCTCATCGGATTTTTCTGGTACATGATGGCGCGTCAAACCGGCGGCGGAAAAGGTCCCGGCGGAATGTTCTCCTTTGGCAAAAGCCGTGCGCGTCAGTTGAACGAAAGCGGCAAAACGAAGACGACTTTCAAAGATGTCGCCGGCTGCGATGAAGCGAAAGCGGATTTGGAAGAAATTGTGCAATTCTTGAAAGACCCGAAAAAATACGACGCTCTCGGCGGACGTATTCCGAAGGGCGCTCTTCTCGTCGGTCCTCCGGGCACAGGTAAAACTTTACTTGCCCGCGCTGTTGCAGGCGAAGCCGGTGTGCCGTTCTTCAGCATGTCGGGCTCGGATTTTGTCGAAATGTTTGTCGGCGTGGGCGCTGCCCGCGTACGCGATCTCTTTGAAATGGGAAAGAAAAATGCCCCGTGCATTCTCTTCATCGATGAAATTGATGCGGTCGGTCGTCAACGTGGCGCAGGTCTCGGCGGCGGTCACGATGAACGCGAACAAACTTTGAACCAACTTCTCGTCGAAATGGACGGCTTCTCGGCCAATGCTGGCGTGATCTTAATCGCAGCGACGAACCGCCCCGATGTTTTGGATAAAGCGCTTTTGCGTCCGGGTCGTTTTGACCGTCAAATCACCGTTGGACTTCCTGACTTAGTCGGTCGCGAAGCCATTTTGAAAGTGCATTTGAACAAGCGTAAAATGCCTCTGGCAAGCGATGTCAACATTAAAGATATCGCTAAAGGAACTCCGGGACTCGCCGGCGCAGAACTCGAAAATTTAATCAACGAAGCAGCACTTCTCGCCGCTCGCTTTGGCAACAAAAAAGTGACAAAGCAAGACTTTGAAGAAGCCCGCGATAAGCTTGCGATGGGCGCTGAACACCGCACCCTTCTTATGTCCGACGAAGAAAAGCGTCACACCGCTTTCCACGAAGCGGGTCACGCTCTTATGACTCTTCTTTGTCCGCATTCCGATCCGCTGCATAAGATTACGATTATTCCGCGCGGACGCGCTCTCGGCGTTACGATGTCGCTTCCGGAAAGCGATCGCGTTTCTCTTTCGAAGGAAAGCGCCGAAGAAAACATCATGATTCTTATGTCGGGACGCTTGGCAGAAATGATTTGCTTCAATCATCAAAGCACCGGAGCGTCGAACGATATCGCCCGCGCTACCGAACTCGCCCGCAAAATGGTGACGGAATGGGGCTTCGATGATGAAATCGGTCCTCTTTGCTACAGCCGTAACGATGGCGAAATTTTCCTCGGCCGAGAAATCAGCCGCCCGAAGGAAATGTCCGAAAAGATGGCCGAAGCAATCGACGGAGCGATCAATAGTTTGGTGAAACGCCTCGCCGAAAAAGCGAAGCAGCTTCTTATCGAAAACCGCGAAAAGCTCGACATTTTAGGAAACGCCCTCGTCGAATACGAAGTCTTGGATCGCGATGAAGTGGATCGCGTTCTCGCTGGCGAAAAATTAGAAGACTCGAAAAAGAGCCGCACTTACCGCTTCCAAGAAGAATTGAGCAAGAAGCGCGAACAAGAAAAGAAAGACGAAGAACCGCCTCCTGATCCGGGTCGTCCTGCGCCTATTCCGCCGGAAACGAATCCGCTTCCGACAGACCCCAATGTCAAAGGAGAAAATGCGTAA
- the tilS gene encoding tRNA lysidine(34) synthetase TilS, translating to MNSDILKNIAEYKFEHVLLAVSGGLDSICLAHYFITNQKNFGIKKLAIAHIHHGLRKSADRDAEFVKNFADKFHVPFFIRYLDGKALTENGSVEENARLARYQELHEIAELSSVRADAIFTAHHANDQAETVLMRILRGSSWKGLRGISRIRDDYVIRPFLQISKSELEIYAKKNHLDFVTDETNADISFARNFLRNALIPALKPDMLQLSRVSHLASNLYAKILREADATISPFILSKKLWPFSARFSPFEKTLAIHSCAWEKLSHKSPAGAAEIFRIWLTARGFDFPASLSFSSNLISRDGNFLFEKSRGIFWFCQNPKKEIAPFPFGSRPKKDGDIIILKNRPPRKLVKYMAELGIPEFVRDAIPCILSGESIVKLGE from the coding sequence TTGAATTCAGATATTTTAAAAAATATCGCAGAATATAAATTCGAACATGTTTTATTAGCGGTTTCAGGCGGACTGGATTCTATCTGCTTAGCACATTACTTTATCACAAATCAAAAAAATTTTGGAATTAAAAAATTAGCCATCGCTCACATTCATCATGGGCTTCGAAAATCAGCAGACCGCGATGCGGAATTTGTCAAAAATTTTGCGGATAAATTTCACGTTCCATTTTTCATCCGTTACTTAGACGGAAAGGCGTTAACCGAAAACGGTTCTGTCGAAGAAAATGCGCGACTCGCCCGCTATCAAGAGTTGCATGAAATTGCAGAACTTTCCAGCGTCCGCGCCGACGCCATTTTTACTGCGCATCACGCAAACGATCAAGCCGAAACCGTTTTAATGCGAATTTTGCGCGGTTCTTCTTGGAAAGGTCTTCGCGGCATTTCCCGCATTCGCGACGATTATGTGATTCGTCCTTTTTTGCAAATTTCCAAATCGGAATTAGAAATTTATGCGAAAAAAAATCATCTCGATTTTGTAACGGATGAAACGAATGCCGACATTTCTTTTGCACGAAATTTTTTGCGAAACGCACTAATTCCTGCGCTAAAACCCGATATGCTTCAGCTTTCTCGGGTAAGTCATCTCGCTTCGAATCTTTACGCGAAAATTCTTCGAGAAGCCGATGCGACGATTTCTCCATTCATTCTTTCAAAAAAACTTTGGCCGTTTTCCGCACGCTTTTCGCCATTTGAAAAAACTCTCGCGATTCATTCTTGCGCTTGGGAAAAACTTTCCCACAAAAGTCCCGCAGGCGCTGCCGAAATTTTCCGCATTTGGTTAACTGCCCGCGGATTTGACTTTCCCGCTTCTCTTTCTTTTTCTTCGAATTTAATTTCGCGCGATGGAAATTTTCTCTTTGAAAAATCCCGCGGCATTTTTTGGTTTTGCCAAAATCCGAAAAAAGAAATCGCACCATTTCCGTTCGGAAGCCGCCCGAAAAAAGACGGCGATATCATTATTCTTAAAAATCGTCCGCCGAGAAAACTCGTCAAATACATGGCAGAACTCGGGATTCCCGAATTTGTCCGCGACGCAATTCCTTGTATTTTAAGCGGTGAAAGCATTGTAAAACTCGGCGAATAA